The segment TTTGATTGTTTTAATGAAACGTCAGTTCCTTTCATAAAGAGCAGAGATCTTCTTCTCTCCCAGGCCAGTATTTCTTTTGGAAGACTATGGCAGCTCCTAGCCTTTGATCCCAGATTGCAGTCAAAGAAATGACTTGGGAGTCAACCACGGGGCAGTCCATAGACTTGCAagttcttcccctctcctccaaTAACATTAAATTGAATGTTGTGTTCACCAGTTCACATTTCATATTGGAATGGAATGTAGCAAAATCTATACTTGGCAATACTCCTTGTATTATTATCTGCACAGGAAAGGTGAGAGGTAGAGTTGGGTACTTGCAGGCATGCAAAAGGCCTATGGCAGGTCAAGAGAAGGAGCTGGGTCTTCCAAGCCCTGTGTGAGTGGCCCGGTGATTGCAGTGctgtctttcctcttcctgttgGACTGGTCTGCAAAAAGCAGAGCGAGCCAAAGTCCCAGGGAACATACCATTTTTTCTGACAAAGCTTCATAGAGCTCATCCTCAAACTCATCTCTAcccttctggaaaagaaaatgagggagGAAGCCTTCCTgtagagcagctcccagttctgtttgccttttttttttttttttttttttttttcccagttttggGTAGTGCTTTGgcacactttttcttcttttccctcattcctggtgggaaaaaatgctggaaaaaaaaaaaaaaaaaagcctaaactCTCTGGAATAGTCCATCAAATGCCATTTATGGTGGAACTGTAAACTTGATGTTTAAATGGTTCCTTTCTTGGTTTATCTTCCACAGATCTTTGCCCTCACCATGTCAAGGAGTGTTAATGATGTGTCCCCTCTCCATTGCATTCCCTGCCTGTCGTCTTGCTAGGACCTAACTACAGAATGAGCATAGCAGCTGTGTTTAATGCCCTGCTCGTGTCTATCCTCgctgctgtgctgtggaagTACATCAAACTGCGAGAGCATGCCTTCATGGTTGAAGAGGAGTTGGCCCTCACGCGTCAGTCTCAGGAACTCTCTCAGGCTCAGATTGACTAccatgcagctctgcagacacTGGTGGAGGACGGTACCAGGATGGTGTGCACTGGCAGGATGCACACTGACCGCATCTGCCGCTTTGAGTCCCTCTGCTACTCTACTGAGGCTGAGGAATTTGTCTACTTTCACAGCAACTCCTCGGTCATGCTGCCTAACCTTGGCTCCCGGAGGTTCCAACCAGCCCTGCTTGACCTCTCTTCGGTGGAAGATCACAACACTCAGTACTTCAACTTTGTGgagctgccagctgctgcaCTGAAATTTATGCCAAAGCCAGTCTTTGTGCCTGATGTGGCGCTGATCGCTAACAGGTTCAACCCAGACAACCTGATGCATGTCTTTCATGATGACCTCCTCCCTATTTATTATACCATGCAGCAGTTCTCTGATTTAGATCTGGAGGCGCGGCTCTTCTTCATGGAAGGGTGGAGTGAAGGTGTTCATTTTGACCTCTACAAGTTACTGAGTAACAAGCAGCCTCTCCTCCGGGAGCAGCTTAAAACCCTGGGCAAGCTCCTCTGCTTTACAAAATCATATGTGGGACTGTCCAAAATCACCACCTGGTACCAGTATGGATTTGTCCAGCCACAAGGGCCGAAGGCTAACATCTTGGTTTCTGGTAACGAGATCAGGCAGTTCACCAAATTCATGATGCAGAAGCTGAACGTCAGCTTGGAGGAAGGCTCCAGTGAGGAGTACATCATAGTGTTCAGCCGAACAATCAACAGACTTATCCTAAATGAGGCAGAACTAATCCTGGCTCTCGCTCAGGagtttcagatgaaaaccattaCCGTCTCTCTGGAGGAGCATTCATTTTCTGACATTGTCCGGTTGATCAGCAATGCGTCCATGCTGGTCAGCATGCATGGAGCCCAATTAGTCATGTCTCTCTTCCTGCCAAGAGGTGCCACAGTGGTGGAGCTCTTTCCTTATGCTATCAACCCTGAACACTATACTCCTTACAAAACCCTGGCAACCCTTCCTGGCATGGACCTGCAATACATCACCTGGCAGAACACCAACAGGGAAGACACCGTTACTTACCCAGACAGACCCTGGGATCAGGGTGGGATTGCTCATCTGGACAAAGCTGAGCAAGAGCGCATCATTAAGAGCACAGAGGTGCCACGGCACCTCTGCTGCCGAAACCCTGAGTGGCTGTTCCGTGCCTACCAGGACACAAAGGTGAACATCCCTTCTCTCATCCATGTGATCAGACAGACTGTGAAGTCTAAGCCTGGATCCAAGAAGCACAAGTGGTCTGGTAGCCTCTACCCTGGCAAAGTGAGGGATGCCAAGTGTCAAGCCTCTGTCCAGGGCACAACTGAAGCTAAACTTGCTGTTTCCTGGCAGATCCCCTGGAACCTGAAGTATCTCAAGGTCAGAGAAGTGAAATACGAAGTGTGGATACAAGAGCAAGGTGAAAACACTTACATGCCTTATATATTGTCCCATCAGAATCACACCTTCTCAGAAAACATTAAGCCCTTCACAATATACCTGGTATGGATACGCTGCATCTTCAACAAAAGTCTCCTGGGACCTTTTGCAGATGTGCTTTTGTGTAGTACATAACCTGTCGTGCTACCTGTACAGCTCTGCCCTGCTTTCCACTCCATCTGTGGTTTAAAACTTCTTGTCTTGTAGTTTGTAGAGGACTGAAGAGAACTAGTACCAGTGCCTAAGTGTCCATTTTATTGCACTCCACGTGTGttctttaaatgtatttatttccagtgagtgttttttaaaaagaaacctctGTGATTCTTCAGAGTAACTTCCAGAGGTTAAATTACATGCTGAACACATGTAATTGAAAACAGAATGGAAGTGAATTGTGTGTACCTTGGTCGTGATTTAAATTCGTTTCTATTGTGTGGTGAGTATTTAAGCACAGTGCTAAGCCACAGTCAGTTCCATGGCTAGGTGGGCAATTCTCATCAGCTTTTTCATTGTAAGTTACTTTTTTATATAACTCTGACTGTAACTTTGAGTTCAAGATTCGGTATGAAAGCCTTCATTAAACTGCTGTAAACCtcctccatattttttttcctttttattatctGTCAAAATGGTTATTGTGATAGATCTATCTATTGCTGTGATAAAACGTGTACATGGGttgcttttattcttcataTTTTGGCTGAAAAGAATGAGACTGCAATGTCAGCTTTAtgtttaaaatcagattttactGCACCTTGATAGCAAAAGGCCAGCATAGCAGATGGGAGAtaggagggatggagaggataAAGtaatttactgtgttttaagatctgttttcattttgtgagTTACATACAGGTCTGTGAGAAAGGATGAGGATGGTTTGGAAAAGCTGATGGGAGAGAGATTGAGCTTAGATCAGTCTCCACaaagaaaatccttcttttcTGGTGTTTGACCGGAATAATCTGTTGATAACACCTGCTAACAGGTATGTGCTTTGCTAAATAAAGGGCAGAtgggaaagcaaagggaagctTTCTGGGCACAGGTTTTCCGGGATGTTGATGGGAGGAAGCAAAGCCAGGAAGGGGACAGGTAGGTGAGTGCCGTGGCACTCAACTGGACGGAGCACATGGCAGGGGTCAGGCTGGTGATACTCGTACCTCGGTTGCTCTGGTCAGGTGAGTAGTTTAATGTAGACTCAGATTTGTCTTCTCTGAGATTGGAATCTGGCTCCATTGCTGGAGTAACGCAGTGCCTGCTTAGGACCGGATCCTGCACATTTCCCCTTTCGAGTGGAAACCCTGAAAGATGCTGTCTTTGAAAAACAGGTCTGTGTCAAAATACAggccctggagaagagaggtaAAAAGGGGCAGGAGCATAGGAGCATAAGATGTTTCAACTGATAGAAATCAGCATCCTCCGTAGTTTATAACCAGTGTTAAAACAATAGGAAAagtgctttcttctctccctcactAGTACCCACAGTCCTCCTGAGGTCTGGATGAATGTTTGAACAGTAGCGTAAGTGGTTTGCCTTCTGAATGATGGGCTGACAGACGAGCATCTCAAGGCAGGATAATAATGTGAGTTctagagaaaagggaagaaaaacattgctgTACAAATCAGACAAGAAACAAGAGGGCTGAAAAATGAGTGAAACACCATGGTACAACTTAGCCCCTTCAGGCAAGTGCTACTTctatatattcattttctttatgtcttgctttgttttcaaacgTGTATGacttaaagggagaaaaaaaaatcaacaatcCTAAAGTTTCTGCTTGCATTGCCACTGTAGCCTTGTCAActaatattttttgtcttgCTATTTTAAAGGGGCACAGAACAATTCCTGCTGTTGGTTTCTTACAACAAAATGTGCTTCTTGCTGGAGTGAAGTGTGTGAGCTGTGTCCCAAAGTCTCCACATGGCTGCACATCACATGCTActgatcacagaatggtaggcattggaagagacctctgcagatcatccagtccaactcccctgctaaAGTAGTTTCACCTAGAGTAGCTTGCACAGGAATAAGTTGAGGTagattttgaatatctccagagaaggagactccacagcctctctgggcagcctgttccagtgctccatcaccctcacagtaatgacgtttttccttctgttgagATGAAActttctgtgttccagtttgtacccattgccccttgtcctgtcactgggcaccacttAAAAGAGTCTGGTCCCATCCTCTTGATGCTcaccctttagatatttttaagcattgGTAATGGCCCTCTtagtcttctccaggctgaatagacccaggtctctcatcctttcctcataagagagatgctccagtcccctaatcatctttgtagccctgtACTGGACTCAGTCCAGTAgatccttttatttcttaaactgGGGAGCCTGGAACTCGATGCAGCATTCCAGAAGAGGCCTCAgtagggcagagtagagggagaaGATaacctctcttgacctgcttGCTACACTGTAGTTAATGCACCCCACCATAGGGTTGGcctttgctggctcatggttagcTTGTTGTCCACCTGGGAGTCCtggttcttctctgcagagctgcttttcagctggtCAGTCCCTAACCGGTACTGGTGCAGGATGTCAGAGCTCAGGTGAGAAAAACTTCATGAACAGGCAGTAGACGTGAGAGCAGGCTGTTCAGGGAAGTCAGCAGGACCTGCAGCTTCTCAGGACCTCACTGGCTGATTAACTCCCACTCACGATTGCAGCAACCTGGCATCACCACATCTATTCAAGTTTAAGATAGCCCTGTGGCCACTGGCCATCCTGCTGGCTGTTGCAGTGGTAATGTTGGCACCCCGTGAAGGCAGTACTCAGTGAGTCTCTAGAAGGTTGAAATTTAGTCAGTGCTCGTTTTGTGTCAGTTCTCATaagtaattttgtttggttgtgtCAGCTGCCTGTGTTCTCCTACCCACCTTTTGTCCTGAGCTGGGTGTTGgtctgtgtgtttcttttgtgcCTGCCTTTCTCAGTAACTTTTGTAGCAATCCTTTGCCTGCAATTTGTAGACCATCCCATTTCCCTTAAAATTAGTTTCATATGATTGCAGATTTTCTAACATTTGCAGATTGGTTACAGCACATtaactattttcttctcctaTCCTAATGATTCTAATCAGCAAAATTGGCTACAGAGCAATGAAGTGTCATCTGTGTGGATTTCCATGCTCTTAACTCTGGCATGAAGTGGTCTCTTGTATCCAGGGCCTCTTTTTCCAGAAGATAATCAAATGTGCTTCCCAAAAGTGTGCATTCAGGTTCTGTCTTCCTCACTGATGCTATAAGGtggaaacaaaagatttttccttttcaaatccTGAGGTAGCTGAACACCAAAGTTGTGATGGTGCTGTTGCACCTGCCCAGTATCAGAATGTCTCTACTCAGATTCCTCCTCTGCCAGAGTATGCAGCACTGAGAGTACACGCTCCAGCCTGTAGCTGTCATAACTTGGAACAGTTGTGTTATGCTGATATTTACTACCTCAAGGACTGTGCTGGAGTGCTAACATCTTTACATAgggaattttctttccttttagtaACTTTGCCATCAGAGCTCTGCAAGCCCTTTCCATTTTTTAGCCCCTGATCCTCCCCTGTCCCACGGGCTGCTGGTTTCCCTTAGTTCATACAAGTATCCTCTCACGCAGCCTCCATGAAATTCATGTTTCAAGAAAACCCATTGGGATACTCTGTCAATGCCAATTCTTGACTGAAttgaaggaatgttttccttcctcatctTGAAGCAAATGCAGGCTTACCATGTGCAGGGGCCAAGGCTGAATCTCCCACACACGAGGAAGGTGAGGCTGGAGCTGCGATACTGCATTCCCAAACCAGCTCGTTCCTCAGACAAGTGTATGGGGCACCTTGTGATAAGTTGTGTTGTGCAAGAGACTCACACCTTCCACTACTGCATCATTTGGGTTTGCTCCCAAAGCAAATACATTAAGCTCTGTAGTGCTGTCTGGTCCCGCTgtcttggaagaagagaaatagcTGGGTTTAAATCCAAAGCTCTCTGGGGGCAGTGCAGGATGCTAATAGCAAGCTGGTCTTGAACTCACTGCTGCCGGCCTTGGCCATGCTTCTGGAGATGGATCACCTAGGAGGATTTCCTCTGGCTGCAGTTCCATATCTCATTTTAATTAGCTTCAAGTGTGAGGAGTAgcttgctgctgcaggaggctcCTTACTGATGTGTATGAGGGTGCAGAAAGAATGAATGGAGCATTTACCAGCTTGCACGCTTGGGATgttggagcaggagctgcaggttGTGTGTTAATATCGTTCCCTACAGGACTTCTCAAGTGTGATAGTGACTTTAACAGAGCCAGAGCGATTCACGCTACTGTTATTTCCCATTGATTGTAGCACAAACTGTCCTTCAAAATCCTTACCTGAGAACATAAACATTTTTGAAGGGGCTCAACTCCAGCCTGGCTTGAATGGATTTCTTGAGAAGGACATGCTGCCACCGGGGCTGTGGAAAGTTGGGGCTTAGAGATGGCACTTGTCTTTAGTGGACCACCCCTTGTTCAACATAACAGTAGCCCAGTTGCCCTGGGCAGGTAGCCCGGAAAAGCTCAGAGCAGGTTAGATTAGGACAAATTGAGGGCTGAAAAGCGACTATTCCAGATTGTTTCTAGATAGACCAGGACCATTGAGTGGCAGAGGGACTTGTTCCAAGCAGCCTGACTAGTGGCATTTGGCATGTTCACCTGTGGGAGCTCACATTGGATGTTTTCTAGAGCACTGGTGTGCCAGCTTCTCAGGAACCTGATACGCTGAGAAATAATAATGCGtgtcttttaaatctttttccaTGCAGGAATTGTCCTCTATATGGTGTCATTTAGCAGTATGTGCCCTGTTTGCCCTGACCCAGACAGAGcactctgcacttggccttgttgaacctcataaggttcacaTGGGCCTGcatgtccaggtccctctgggtggcatcctgtccctcaggTGTGTCAGCCACACCACTCGGCTTGatatcatctgcaaatttgctgagggtgcactcaatcccccTGTCTATGccattgatgaagatatcaaACAGTACTGGTACAAATACAGACCACTGAGGGACACTGCTTGTCACCAGTCTCCATCAGAACATTGAGCCACTGACCGCTACCCTCTGAAagcaaccatccaaccaatttctcgTCCACTAAACAGTCCACTCCTCAAAACTATATCTCTCTctgatttagagagaaggatgttgtgggagaccatGTCGCAAGCCTTACAGAAGACCAGAGTCCTAAACCTCATCCAGAAAAACTTGTCGGCCATAAATTATTACTATGTAGCTTTTACTTAGCAAAAttattgcactttttttttactggctcTATGGATATCTCCagcttctgatttctttcttctcatagGCTGCCTGTGGGTGGTAGGGGTAGGCAGTGATGTGCTTTCTATAATCCAGACTGGTCACTCAATGTGTGTTTTACACCTCCAGAAAGCCACTGGAGatatttaatcaaaatatttgattttgcaGAGTTCCAATTGagatttttctgcctcttccctccccccctcccctgaTTCTTTCGAACGGGTCCTTTTCTTGAGGAAATAATAGTTCTTAAGGGCAATAATTTGGGACTTTCAAGAGCTACTGTGGAgggaacaaaaatgaaaaggaaaaacaaaccctttAAAAGACAGCTTAGGAAATACATTTGCAGGAGAAACCGGACCATGTCTTAGAAGATTTTGGTGAGAAATCATGCAGAGTGCTTTTTTTGGCTTCATCACCCCAGTCTGTAACAACTAAATATGTTACTCAAGGTAATTGACGGGAATATTTTTCGAAGCTGTCTactgatctattttttttttctccttccatttgAGGCCACCTTTTTGCTCTTGTCTCTAAGGCTCTGCACACCCACGTCTGTGGGATATGTGGATGGCTTGTCCCAAGACACCAGCACCTCACAGAACCTCAATTAAATTAAAGTATCTAgggaattatttattttaatacccCACAGGTTGTTGATGTAGATGACTCTGAGGCAGAGCTGCATTTAATGTAGGTGAGTTGGTAAGGGCTCTGATCAGAGCATTTGACCTCTTTAGGGCAGAAGTTGGTCCATCTGCTCAGCAAGGAGATTGTTGCTTTCTGGGAACCCTGAGCAAAAGGGACTCAATAAGCACAACATCATTTAATTCATATTAAACAGAAGGGTGACTTCAGTGTCTTTATTGCTGTATCTCATCTGCTGAGCTGTATAAATAGCAGACTTATTTCtacaatatttttgcttctggAGCCTGTGCAGTGTAAGGCACGGAAGGTTTAGTGGATAAGAGCACTTAATTTTTCCCTGCTGGACTCGGGGTAGGCACACTCTTGGAATGGCTTTCAATGTGATGACTGACAGTCCATCTGTGCTGTGGGTGGTATAAGAAGCATCACCATCTGCATGTGTGTGAGGCATATCACTGTCCTTATGCAAGAGAAGTCACATCCCCCAGCACGTTCCCCTAAGGAGGCTTGAGACAAACCCTCCATGAGCGTGGGGCTGGCTGCGACTCAGCAAGCTGGTGTGAATTTACACTGACTGAGGGGCTGGCCCTCCTTGTCACCCTCTCAAATCATCCCTTCAGAACATGCTGATTACTAAATTAATAGTTGGCACGTTCAGACAGATAAACCGAATAGTCTTCTGTTTGCTCAAAATAACTTGGCAGCGATCACCACCTTTAAAATGCTGCTTAGTCTTGccatttgaaaatgtgttgcctttaaaatttaattgaGTTTCCCTTTGTCTGGTGTTTATTCGAATGGCTCGCTCAAATTGCCTGATTTACCTTCTGGGTTAGCCGTGTCCCAGTATGCATAATGTAGCATCCACAGACACATCCATTCAgtttagcatttttcttttctgtcctagAGACTCCCTGTTCCTTTGTCCTTCTTTACTTTGATGTTATTCTggtcaccagcagcagcagtcagcTCCTGCAGCTTGGCCAGCGTGGGGGTAAGGTAGGTGGAGATGGGACagtctgcaggcagcagcaatgttattttcctgctatGTATGAATTTCCCACAGTGTTTTCCTATGGACATTTCTGTCAGTGTGACATTTCCCTGATGAGTCAGTTCCTCCTGCTTCTTCAATCTGCCCAGCAAAAACCTGCTGGGTCTCTGTTGCCGTCCATGAACAGGTACTCAGATGGTAGCTTCTATATGGACTCTGATGGATCTCTTGATTTGGGGTGATTTCACcaatactgaagaaaacagagccaAATCCTGGCCATTCTCTACCCTTCAGCCCAGAGGCCAAGTCTGCTTGCATTCAGGGAATGTTTATGCCAGGAGAGTCCACACGGGTTCCTTGGAGGGTGGCAGTGACTTCCCAGCAGATACAAATTGCAGGCCTGGGTGAGCAcagagctgtgcctgctgccCAGTATCTTCCCCAGCCCAGAAGTTCTGCTGCAGGGGAACTTGCCCAGAGGCAGAGATGAATGGGGTTTGCTGGCTGCCCACCACGCACACTCCGCATCTCCGTGCCTCCCAGGTGCAGTCAGGTCTGGGTTTGCTTGAGTCATCTCTCCCTGTATTTTGACTTTCCTAACATAGCTACCACCAGGCGGGCATGGCATGGGCCTCTGCGGGTTggcttgggcagcctctttACCTCCTTCACCCCCACCTTTTGGCAGGTGATGCCCATTTGTCCTCATTTAGAAAGAtttaatacttaattttttGACTCAGCCACATGTCTCCCTCCAAACACCAATTTGTGACTCAAGGAAAAAGACTTCCTGTAACAACTCAGCAGGGACAACACAGCATCCCGGTGTTCTTGTGTGTCTTATTGATGGTAAGGTGTAACAGATCTGAGTTAGGAAGCAGAGCCTCGGACTGCTGCTCAAGCTGACTAGCGGGGTGTGGGGACTGATGGCCACCTGGCCAACGCTTTCATGAAATGTGCTTGGAATTCTTACTGCAAGAAGCAGGAAGGATTGGGAAGCAGTGTGGGGCATTGCCACCTGGAGTGACTTACTGAAGAGCCTCCTATTTTTCAGATGAGAGACCAGTGGAGGATGTAGGTCTAAGCCATCAGTTTTAGCCAGGGACTCCAAGATCTGCTGTTTGTACAAGCCTTCTTCCCAATCCTGCTCCCCTGTTTCAAAGATTTATATCATTCTCCattactttgttctttttattccctttcctCTAGACTCCTTCTGCTTTGCCATCAGAAGATGGAAACTTTGAGCTGGACTTTGGGCAGGGTTGGGGAACAGGGGTGAGAAATCCAAGGGAAAACACTGGCGTGTCTCCAGCTGTGGCCAGGAAGATCTTGATGGCATCGTTGTGCAGCCTGATAAAAGATGAGTGCAGCCCTCCATATTTCataacatctttttttgttttcatctatTTCCTTCTGGCAGATAAAAGTGCTTTCCTTCACGCATGAATACCTTTCAGTTTCAGAGCCAGACAGTtgtgaaaaatctctttccttctttcttcttcttccaaaTTCCTCCCTGAGGATTACGATGGTGCTTCAGAGGAGcaatttgaaatgtattttgcttgaggggaagaagaggattCAGTTTGGCAACGTTGTCTGGGAGGCAGGTGAATCCTGATGGCATTGCTGTGCAGCCAGATAAAAGATGAGTGCAGCCCTCCATATTTcataaacatcttttttttgttttcatctatTTCCTTCTGGCAGATAAAAGTGCTTTCCTTCACGCATGAATACCTTTCACTTTCAGAGCCAGACAGTtgtgaaaaatctctttccttctttcttcttcttccaaaTTCCTCCCTGAGGATTACGATGGTGCTTCAGAGGAGcaatttgaaatgtattttgcttgaggggaagaagaggattCAGTTTGGCAATGTTGTCTGGGAGTGACGATTTCAGGTGCTTTGG is part of the Cuculus canorus isolate bCucCan1 chromosome 2, bCucCan1.pri, whole genome shotgun sequence genome and harbors:
- the POMGNT2 gene encoding protein O-linked-mannose beta-1,4-N-acetylglucosaminyltransferase 2 encodes the protein MSIAAVFNALLVSILAAVLWKYIKLREHAFMVEEELALTRQSQELSQAQIDYHAALQTLVEDGTRMVCTGRMHTDRICRFESLCYSTEAEEFVYFHSNSSVMLPNLGSRRFQPALLDLSSVEDHNTQYFNFVELPAAALKFMPKPVFVPDVALIANRFNPDNLMHVFHDDLLPIYYTMQQFSDLDLEARLFFMEGWSEGVHFDLYKLLSNKQPLLREQLKTLGKLLCFTKSYVGLSKITTWYQYGFVQPQGPKANILVSGNEIRQFTKFMMQKLNVSLEEGSSEEYIIVFSRTINRLILNEAELILALAQEFQMKTITVSLEEHSFSDIVRLISNASMLVSMHGAQLVMSLFLPRGATVVELFPYAINPEHYTPYKTLATLPGMDLQYITWQNTNREDTVTYPDRPWDQGGIAHLDKAEQERIIKSTEVPRHLCCRNPEWLFRAYQDTKVNIPSLIHVIRQTVKSKPGSKKHKWSGSLYPGKVRDAKCQASVQGTTEAKLAVSWQIPWNLKYLKVREVKYEVWIQEQGENTYMPYILSHQNHTFSENIKPFTIYLVWIRCIFNKSLLGPFADVLLCST